A stretch of DNA from Coccidioides posadasii str. Silveira chromosome 1, complete sequence:
AAACGCACTATTGTAGAAAATTACGACCTTGTTACTCTTGCAGTGGATGAGATTGTGGACGACGGTATTATTTTGGAGACGGATCCGGTTGTGGTAGCCTCGCGTGTTAGCAAAGCTCCAGCACCAGATGCGCCGAATATGAAGAGCATCGATCTCTCGGAACAGGGCTTACTGAATGCTTGGGAGTTTGGGAAGAGGCGCCTTGCGGAACAATTACGGCAGGGACTGTAATTGTTTCTATTATCGAGATATTCGGGTTATTGCCTCAAGCGGTTTGCTATTTGTCATGGGCATGGCGTAAACGGCTTTTCTATGGGATtgatcaaagaagatcgAATGCATTCATGATGctgacctttttttttttctttttttttttttttggtatGGATCTCTGTTGTTGATATAGACCGCTTTGTTGTCGGGGGGCTGTCAAATCGGGATTAATAATACCCCTGGACTTTTGCCTTCGTCTGACTCTGTTCTCCATAATAAGTTGATATCTcatgctccgtactccgtacaccaAGTGCTATTAGTAAAATCTACATAAAGCGACTGCAACGCACCGGGTAGGTATTTCAGGATTCGCGCTTACCCCCGCCTACGTCACCGTTTTGACCAAAAGTGCGATTATAAATTGACAATCATTCGAAAGTTCAACTGGCGCCTAACACATCCGCGAGAGCCTGCTTCGTACTCGGCCACCTCCACACACAAAATGAAGCAGAGATTCTCCTCTCTAGATGTTAAGGTAGAGTAGTGCCTGACAGTTTTTTACCCTTCTCTTTTGCCTGGCTTGTATTGCTAAAGGCGCGCAGGTCATATGCCGCGAACTCTCCGCCGCTGTCGTCGGGCTGAGAGTATCGAACATTTATGACCTCTCTTCGGTATATCTCCCTAAGATTTCTCCCTCAATGCTAGATATTAAACGGCTAATGAGCCTACTTGTAGCGCACTTACCTCTTCAAAATTGCGAAGCCCGACGTTCGTAAACAGTTTATCGTTGACTCCGGCTTCCGCTGCCACATCACAGAGTACTCCCGCGTAACTGCACCTGCACCATCACACTTCGTTAGTCGTCTAAGAGGATTCCTGAAATCCCGTCGAATCACTGCCGTCTCTCAGATTGGCACAGATAGAATCGTTCATATTGAATTTAGCGATGGGTACTACCACTTATTCCTGGAGTTCTTCGCATCCGGAAATATTATTTTGACAGATAACGAGTATAAGATTGTTGCACTACTGAGGATCGTGCCCGAGGGCGAAGACCAGGATGAAGTCAGGCTTGGGTTGAAGTACAGACTGGATAACAAACAGAACTACGAGGGAGTGCCCCCACCGTCCGTGGACCGACTGAAAACTGCACtgcaaaaaggaaaggagcGGGATGCTTCTATATCAGAACCCGCCAATAAGAGGGCCAAAAAAAAGCAGGAAGAAGCTTTAAGGAGGGCGCTATCCCTTGGTTTTCCTGAATACCCGCCGGTGCTCCTTGAGCATGCCCTGCATGTTACTGGTTTCGATTCCAGCCTACGACCTGATCAGATTCTGGAGACAGGTGATAGGGTGAATGACTTAATGCGTGTTCTTCGGGAGGTTGAGAGCGTTTCAAACGAGTTATCTACGACGGAACAAACTAGAGGGTACATCGTCGCGAGAAATGAAAATAAACCATCAGAAAACCCAAGTTTCAGCGGAGAAGCAAAGCCGGACAAATCAAACTACATCGATTACCATCCATTTGCACCTAGGCAGTTTGCGGATGGTAATGACATTAGTATATTGACGTTTGACAGCTTTAACAAAGCTGTGGATGAGTACTATTCGTCCGTAGAAACCCAGAAACTCGAGTCCAGGCTTACGGAGCGAGAAGAGACGATGAAGCGCAAGCTCGAAGCCACAAAAAGAGACCATGAGAAAAGGGTTGGAGCTCTACAACAAGTCCAAGAGATACATACTCGAAAAGCCGAAGCTATTGCGACGAATTTGCGGAAAGTGGAGGAGGTTATGAATGCTGTTAATGGCCTGATTGCCCAGGGAATGGACTGGGTTGAAATTGCCCGTCTAATTGAAATGGAGCAGAGCCGGCAAAATCCAGTTGCTAAATTGATAAAACTCCCGTTGAAGCTGTACGAAAATACAGTTACAGTATTGTTGCCTGAGGGACAGTTAgacgaggaagatgatgactCTGAGGAATCTgacgaggaagatgaagagaatgatggCGAAGCAAAGACAAAGCCGCAAAGACCCGAGGTTCTCAGTGTCGACATAGACTTGGGTCTAACACCATGGGCCAATGCAAGCCAATACTACGACCAGAAGAAGACGGCTGCCGTAAAAGAGGAGAAGACCATCAAAGCTTCCAAGCAAGCTCTCAAAAGTGCTGAGAAAAAGCTAACTACGGATCTTAAGCGGGGGTTGAAGCAGGAGAAACCGGTACTAAGGCCTGCAAGGATACCATTCTGGTTTGAAAAATTCTACTTTTTCATATCTTCAGATGGCTATCTTGTCCTTGGGTGAGTTTTCCATTGTTTTGAACTTCAGCATCGATTCTGTCATGTTAATAACCCGCTCTAGTGGTTCGGATGACCGGCAAAATGAAATCTTGTACCACCGCCACTTGCGTAAAGGCGATGTATACGTTCATGCGGATATGGAAGGTGCAATACCGCTGATTGTGAAAAATAAACCCGGAGCTTCTGATGCCCCCATACCTCCGGGGACGCTTGCACAGGCTGGCACGTTTACCGTAGCCACATCTCGCGCCTGGGAGTCGAAAGCATTAATGGGAGCCTGGTGGGTAAACGCTGATCAAGTGTCGAAAACCACTCCGTCTGGAGAATATTTAGCAACCGGCGGCGTGGTTATTCGCGGGGGGAAGAATCATTTAGCTCCCGGCCAGCTTATCCTTGGATTTGCAGTGATGTTCCAGATTAGTCCGGAAAGCGTAAGGAATCATACGCGACACCGTCTGGAGGAGCCTGTTTCGAGCGAAATGACCGTTAAAAATGATCATCGGAATGGTACCCATGAACCATCGGAAATGGAGaaattggaagaaagccCGAATACTGCGGTTGACAACTGCTCAATCGGCAAAGTGGGAATGGAGCAGAAACCAAGAGAAAATACTTGGGATCTCCCTGTTGAACAAAGTGCACAGACGGGAATTGCGCCACAGGTGAAGGAGCCGCAGGGGGAAGCCGGTTTGTCTAGAGAGGACAAAGATACTCTATCGGATCCTGACCTGCAACAGCAACTAGCTGCTTTTGGCGCTACAACGAAGCATGTGTCTGCACAAGAGAGAAGATTAATGAAAAGGGGTGCAGGGCTACATGCCTCTGCCCTTCCTGAGCTAGGATTagacgaagaagacgaagatgaagaggaaaaTCAGTCAACACCGTCAACATTCAAGCCATCCGGAACGCCGACTCTGTCTATTCAATCAACCTCTACATCAAAGAGCCAGCTGCCAGTTCGCGGCAAACGCGGTAAGGCCAAGAAGCTTGCATCGAAATACAAGGAtcaagacgaagaagaccGGGAATTAGCTCTTCGGTTACTTGGTTCTACGCCGAAAACGACCACGCCGAAAAAGACGAAAGAAGATAGAGAAGCGGAGATACAAGCGCAAAAGGAACGACGTAGGGCACAGCATGATAAGGCGGCACAGGCTGAGCGACGACGCCAGGAAAGCTTCCAGAAACGACCAGAAGGACAGAATCAGGCCTTAGATATGGCCGATGCTGAGCAGGTAGTGGAGGACTTATCAAGCTTGCCGGCGCTAGTCGGCACTCCAGCTTTAGGGGATGAGATTATCAGTGCTATACCCGTTTGTGCGCCATGGTCGGCGCTTGGACAATACAAATACCGAGCCAAGTTGCAACCTGGGCCTACTGGGAAGGGCAAAATAGTGAAAGAAATACTAGGAAAATGGATTGTGGACGCTTCTGCTGTTGTTAAGGCGAAGAGACTGCCCACTTCGACCTCAGGAGGGAGTAACTCAGGAGATCAGGAGAAGGAAAGCCCCGACGAGCCCAAACCTAAGGAGAATGATCAACCGAACCTGACAACAGTGGAATTAGAACTGCTGAAAGGATGGAGAGAAGCGGAGATTATAAACTCACTGCCCATTGGCAAAGTAAGGATTGTGTCCGTTGCCGGAGCAGGAGGCAGTGTTTCAAATATCGATGATGGAAAagggaaggggaaaaaggCCGGTGGAGGTTCCggaaaaggaggaaaaggTGGTGGGAAGGGAGGGAAGAAGCGATGAATGTGGTACTATGTATTAAAAACAAGGCGCATCCGTCAAGACTGATTCAGAATCTCAGTTTATAAAAATTATATACTGTCATTTTATCTATCCCAGCATGCACATCGTAAAAGTCGTTTACTATTTCGCTCCGCCTTTAGAGCGTGTGAATTCAAAAAGATCTATGTTTCGCATGGATATTAGCTTTTAATCTCCTCTTCAGCGGCCTTCCGTAATCTATTCATGATTGCTGCTGCTAGATCTCCATCCGTGTCCGCAATGCCCTCGACATAGATTGTAGAAACGTCATTCTCGTCCAGACTGCGCAGAGCCGAGAAGAGTCCTCTTGCGATACAGTGGAGATCATGTCCGAGAAAGACATCTAGCATATCAATTGTGCATGGAGGAGAGCCCGAATCCGGGCTGGAAGGAACGACAGATAACCGGTGAAGTGGAAAAACGGAGGGCGAAGGGATATCATCATGTAGGTCAGATGAGGAAGCCGCATCACAATGTCCATTGACGGGGGCCGTTAGATCCTGTTGGATGCGCATTGTTAGGCCTTTCTGCCATGTTTTGGTCCGTATAACGCCTATTTTTAGAGGGCTTGAGGGTGATTGCTCATTGAGTATTCGCCTCACAACCGATGGCATTTCCTGACCAGTTTCAAACAACACGACCTTGGCCCTCGGGGAATAATGTCTATATTTCATTCCTGGAGCCCTGGGAGTCATTTTACCCGGCAAAGCACCGTCTTTATACCCAACGCGCACATCTTCCCAGCCTCGGCATGCGCGTATTTCTTCGATTCCAACCCCACCGGGCCGCAGGATTGCGGGTGGGTGATTCAACCCATCGACGACGGTGCTTTCCACGCCCACTCCACAAGATCCCCCATCCAAAATGATATCAATGCGTCCGTGAAGGTCTGCATATACATGCTGGGCAGTGGTTGGGGATGGTTTCGTGGAGGCATTCGCAGACGGGGCAGCTAGTGGACGGTCGGCAAGTTTAATAAGTAGACGGGCCAGAGAAGAGGAGGGCATCCGGACACCAAAAGTGGAGAGATTGGAAGTAACCTCCGGAGCGAGCGGAGAATGCTTCGGATTCGGGATTAATATTGTCAAAGGACCGGGCCAAAATCGCTCTATTAGTGGTTCATATATAGGTGGGATAAGGGAGGAAGTTTGGAGACTATTTTGATTTGACGTAGGGCATCCTGGTGGTCGGAGCAGACGCTCGAGCTGTTCCCTAGAGCTGACATGGACGATTAAGGGGTTGTCTGACGGCCGTTGCTTTGCTCTGTAGATTCCCTGGACGGCCGCGCTTCTCGTCGCATCCGCTCCTAGGCCATAGACTGTCTCTGTCGGGAACGCGACTGGTGTGTCACTTGTACGCAGGGCCTCTGCGGCCTCTAGAAGAGCCTGCGCTTCGGGACTGCCTTGGTCCTTTTCCGCCTCCCATCGCCTTTCGATATCCCCCATGCTTTGACCCGGCACGTTAAGGCTCCGAACCGGTAATATTCTTGTATCTTTTGCGCATGCCCCTTTGACCGCCTGTCGCTGGATAGTGGCTTGAGTGGCCATTGCTGCAACCTGCTTAACGCGGGGCGCTATTCCGTTCCTCACAAGAGACGGAAGCAGGATGATTCTGAGAGGAGCCGTGGTAGCAGTTAGTGACAAATACCAAAACAAGCACGTAGACCGCCTGGTTAGAGTACAGCCAGAGCAACTGGACAGACTCGCGTGTCGGGGGCGGATTGCGCTGGCTGCGTTGGGTTGGCGATGTCGCCGATGCCGCCTGATCGGGCAGTCGAAATCTTCCGGCACATCGGCTGATTATGTAACCCTTTGGCGTGAAAATGGCGGATGAACTCTTGTGCTTGTTGTTCACCTAGTTAAGCTACTTGATGGGGTTGCAGCCACTCAGAGGGGCCCTTTTTCGACGCTGTTTTAAGCTCTCATTTTACCACGTGACCTGTAACCTCTTGCCGCTTTACATCAAAAAACACCATCCGACATCCATCCTCTTCGACCTCAATGCTTTTCGCAAATTTTGTCCAGCTAACATGGCTGCCATGATGGGGGAGCCAACAAGCTACCCATCCTTGTCTCAGGATGGAAATTATCCTGGGACTCTCTTTCCATCTGCTCTTCACGATGCATAAATTAAATGACTTCCGCTCATTTCAAGCAATTCCTTCTCTGAAATTCTCTCACTCACTGCTCTATTCTGTCTCTGCAGATTCTATCTATATTGTTTCTCTCTCTGTTCTTGCTACTTTCTCTATCTCTTGATACAGATAACAACATGGTGGCCCAGTGGACTCAGATTTGGAATTCCTCCAACCCAGCAAGGAGAATCAACACAACCGAAAAAAGGCAGGTGATGGGCTCACCCCAGATGATTACTGCGCAAGAGATACTGCTTGAGTGACTCAGTTCCAGATCACAGGCAAGAAGTATGCCAACACCACAACTATTTCTATCAATTGTGTCCACTGCTTCTGGGACCAGTCAGTCATCTTATCAAAGGACCTGTGTTGTACTCCTGCTAACATGGGTCATGAAGCCATTGCATATTTATGGGTGTTGACATTAATGTCCATCTTGCAGCATGTGTGGCTGATAACTTCCAAGTTTATGCTGATTGGCAACTGAAGAACTTCAAGATCCAGAAACAAAGCACCATCTGGGTTGAATGAAAATTCCCCCAGCTCCTATTCAAGAGGGAAACTGGTTGAAAGGTGGATGAATTAGTCAGTGAACATATCAGTGAGGTGAGACCCAAGACAAAATGGCCTGTTGTCAGAACCGCCTTCTGATTCTGAAAAGAAGGAATACTATGTTGCGGGAGACAAAGTTTACTTTGCCTGTCGAGGTGGTATGTGCCTTCAGCACCTTTTTTCCGCTTCGATCCAGACTAATGTTGTTGTAGAAAGTGAATGGCGAACAGGAAGCATCAGCAACAAGATGTCCAGTACCATAATAGCGGTTGTATGTCAAGCGGAAGTCCCCTGACTCTTCTGCATGGAAACTGAACAACTCTAGGTTATTGACGATGAGACCGGGGATGAGGAGAATATTCGTACAGAATACCTCCGTCTGAGGAAACCATAAGAATGGAAAGTTCTAGTCTCTTGGTTTCATTGGTCAAAAATGCTCTATTATACCTTTTCCTGGAGGTCCGTGATACATCGATCGACCCATTTCCACAAAGTTTTGTCGGCTATGAATGCGGCACTTGCAGCCCTGAGCCCTGAAAAACTTGGCTTACTGTATCGTGAAGACCATTGCGAGATCAGAGTCAACTTCTTTGCCACTGTCAAATCAAATTGAGACCTCTGATCAAAATGATTCCTTTCTGCCACTTCAAATGGATGATCATCTTCCTTCAAAAGTGCATGTAGCTCCATATACTTATCCCAGGACTGCCTTGTTTTGAACTCCATCAGAAGATGGCCCCTATTAGGATTGACGATCGCCCAGAGGTCGTTTAAGAGGGGATAATCCACAGTCGCATCAAAGTTGAGGACACGCGAAAGCAACCACATGGACCGGCTCTGTTGTAGGATGCGGCACAGGAGAGCCCTTTCTTTCAGATCAACTTGCTGTGACATGACATAAGCTGTCTCTTGAAAGCCCTGCCTGAATTCCTCCCGAAGCTGTTCCGACAACTCATGTCGTGATTGAGGAAGACCAGGTTCTGTGACTGCCACTGATAGAGGCAGAGAAGAACAGAAAGCCCAGTCGATGAGGCAAGTAATATTGTATTCCTCGTCAATAAAGATATTGTTGACGCTAATGTCGGGATGATGGAGTGAGTAACGACACGAATCCTCCTCAAAATATGTGTCCTTGACCCACTTTAACCGCATCTCGGCAAGTAGGTCGCCTACGATCGTATAATCCGCCCGGTTATCGGAGCCATCAATTTTGGAACCTAGGGCGACGAAATCATGCCACCGATCGCGGGAACGCTGGAATTGGGAGTTGTCCTCATACTCCTCAGGTAGCGGTAAAGGTGCAAAGAAGCAGCGTGGGCTGAGAGGAAGGATGCTAGCATGCTCTTGGAATGCTGAAATCAACGCTTTGTAGAAGTCGGTAGCGGAGGCGAAAGGGCCGCGCGGTAGATCAAGAGTGTGCCTCTCGTGCACCAGGAGCCCTCGTGTAAGACAAGTCTTGATGACCGGATCGTGTGCGCCTTCGAAAAGTGATCCGATCTGATCAAACTTAAGTTGGCATAACTGCCACGTAATGGATCCAAGCTGGCGAAGAATCTTTGCCTTGCCTTCCGGAGACATGTGTGTCCAGTGTAGTCGTAGAGGATATCCAGGCGCTTTGCTCATTAAAATATAGGGGATTCCTATCTCATTCTCCTTGGAACAGCTTTTGCCGTTAGTTCGATAAGCACAGGGCTATGACATTCTATTTACCTGTACGCAAATATCTCAGGAACAGGAATCGAACTGTGAGCTCTGATATATTTGATCGTGACAGCTTCGCTTTCCAGCAGCATAGAGTTTGTTTGAGGGCACAAGATAGCACCATTCTCATTTAGTGGTGATCTCAATAGCCACTCCACTCCATCAACGAAGAAGACAGAGACCGCCCAGTTCAGACTGCCATTAAATGGAGCTTGGGATGTATCACAGAAACAACTAATTCCACCGCGAAGGCGACTGGCTAGGCAACAGAGAGCATCAATATCGAATTTGGCGTAGCGGAATATTTTCAGACGTTGGATAGTTGATGGCATCTTGCTGAATCTGCAGCATCACAGCATGAAGCCTGAAAGAGTTGCTGAGGAATGTAATGGTCTATGAGTTCTAGTTGTCATTTTCAACAAAACAGCATGCCAGTTGGCTTGATTTGATTTGATTACATCATACACCGACCCAGCCACCCCGAGTCAACAGGCGGAAAGTACAAGTAATCCAAATCCAACCATCATGAAAAGAAATGGCTTTGGAACGGAACGGTCGGTACCTAAGATAATCAAGTGAGGAACCATGGATGTAACGCAAAGTCTGCATGGGCGAGTTGCACCTCTCCTTATCCTCATTCTCAAAGTGTCTTTCTTCCGCTCCTCCTCTGGAGACTAATTCCTTCATGGCGCGCAGCATACCTTCTAGCCAGCCTTGACCCCAGCCTCCCAGTCGGCAGCGCCCTGCATGTGGGAAATCCAGCTCTTGCACCGGCCTGGGCGTTCAGCTTATGGCATGTGAGTCAAACACTCGCTTGTGACAATTGTGGTACCAAATCACCAGCAAACTGTGACCCTGATCCTGTCCTGTGACCAGCGGTTCAGCCAGAGAAGCCAACAAATGCCACATGTCCCCCTTACGGGACAGGCCAATTTCGCATCAGAGTGTCACAGAGACCGGTTTGTCGCAATGCAGGACAGAGAAAACTGCCCCAAACAGCAAATGAGAGGAAGACCAAATCCCCGCCTTGAGGCCGCGCGTTCTCACTAACGGCCTAGATCTGCCGTTCAAAGCCGGGTTTCACCTCAGCTGGCTGGAGAGGGGGCACAGTACGCCTTGCGAGGCTCACTTCCCCCAGCCAACACATGGCTTGAATCCCACCCTCAGTAATTCTCATCATGATCCAAACATGATGCATAATGGTGTCTCAGGCACAGAAAGGCAAAGTGCTTGCGAGGCACTATTGCCAGTGGCAGGCCATCCCAGTCATAAGACCATCCAGTGCAATTGCCAGCATGTTTTGTAGCTAACAGTGACCCACCAATTCCTGCAGAAGGACCAGGGATGGCAGGTTGCAATGCAGTAGAGATCAATAATGGGCAACACCTATGAATAGAACCAGAGCtccaagacaacaaattcaCCCATGGAGCTTGTTGACATTGAACACCAAAAAGTGATGGAAAAAGGAAACTAATCAAGAACAGAAATCATTGCCAGCTGTGACCAGCAAAGCATCCCATTTTGGACCCCAGACTGTCAAAAAAGATTCTCAGAGAGACAGAAAAGTGGAAAAGAAGACCAGGGCTGGAATTTGCCCAGCTGTAGCTGCACCATTGCATATGAAACTGAGGGTGGGGGCCAAGGAGAGAGGACACAGAGACAGGCAAGAGGAAGCAGCAAGAAAAGAGAGGAAAATAGGGATGATGAAGGAAAGGTGGTCAAGTGGTGGGAGGAGGGCAGTTTATATAGTTGCGAAAGCAGCGATATGCGCCTTGCCCGATTTGGGCGACGCTAAACTATATTAGGCAACCCCCATGATACGGTATacctccgtacggagtacgggaACCTACGAGGGATTAAGCTCCAAATCTCTTAAATCTGCAATaagtaaaaattaattaGAATCTAGATCTGCAAATTGAGGAGAAACTAGAACCACTAAACTCAACAGTTCCAAGAAATGAGTTGTGTGATAGTcatgaagagaaagaaatctatctttTGCCGAAGGGATTCTGGGTAGAGAGTCAAAAACTTATGACGGATGGTATATTTGGCTACATCCCTAGTGTCAAATTCACTTTCTCACAACCCTTCCTTTGTTGTGAAGCTCAGAAATTACCTACATGCACTGCCCAAGGAAATAGACAACCTCTGGTCTGCATACCAGAAACAGCCAGACTAGAAGAAAGAAGCTGGTTCAACCCCTGAAACCCAGATCACTTTAAACAAGGCTAATTTGACGGACTGCAACTTCACATAATTGAACTTGGTCATTCAATGATGACAGCCTGGTAAACAAATGATCCTGTGAAGTTTAGCCCACCTAATATGGAATTAGATTGTACTGGAGGCTAAAGCGTCAAGGCTGCATTTCATAGTTTGCAGTTCCAACATAAATGAATTTTCAGTCTTTGAGTTACCAggcttcttcttcccccTTGTATTCGGGGAGATGCTGGTTAGAGGTTCTTTTATGGATGCTCGCCCAAAATCGACTATCATGGGATGACGGCATACATTGTTCCACAAGATGTTCCGCGGCTCAGCATCCCCGTGAAGAACTCCATGGCTATGAATCACCTGAAGTGAGTGCTGGATCATGCTAGAAATCGAGCTGTCGACCTTGAGATTCTTAGTCAAAGATCCACCCGCCCAGCTGAGAAGGAGCATGTGGGTATATCTTCCCCCATCGTAGTAGTACGGGTATTTTGGATGGAGTGCAATGGCACCCAGGCAGACCGGAACATGACGGCCCTGAATGGTTTGTAGCTTGTAGTACACTTGTTGTTCGTGCAGCAAGGCCGCATGATTCTCGTACCGTGCTCCCTTGGCCACTAAAGTGAACCCATGGGAAGAGAGCCGTACTTTGAATAGCGCACCATAGCTACCAGACTTGTAGAGTGGACAGCAGTCAGCATCATCACCGCGATCGATGGCAAGCTGCTTTTGAATGAGGCTTGAGAAATTGCGGGAGGGAATAGGCTTTCCACAATGGTCCTGAAAATTCGGGCATGACCGATCAAGACGACCTCCGTCCCTCAGCCCAAGAAGACATTTCTGGGAGCAGTATGGACGATCGCGTATGCCCATCACCGTGCCTGTCTTGGTTCTGGCGCCACCGCGCCCACCGCGCCCACTACGACCCCGATGCTGGTCCTGCCCGCGAATGCTGGTTTGAGTCGGTTGGTCCTGAGAGCCCCTTCCGCGAGCTCTCAATGCGGGTGAGGGGGAATCTGGGGGGGGAGGAGATGGTGATCTATCAGTTGGCTGATTCTCTGTTGGCCGGCATGACCGGAGTTTCATATGAAACGGAGGCAGCTTGCCCTTCCTACCGCGGTAAATGGGGGAGAGAACATTGCGCTTTTTTAGCCTTTTGGGGCTTGGAGTCTGCTCAAGGACCTCTGCATACTCAACTGGCCAGACACCAAGCTTCGTCACCGCATCATGCCACTCCTGAGATGGAGATGGAGCAGCCAACGCCAGTAGGGTAAATGCAATTACCCGTGCAACTGCAGTACACTCAAAATCCTCTTCATAACCCTCCCGAACATCCTGATTTGGCACACACAGGGCGTATTGAACAATGGAAGGGTCCTCAGGGATAtgaaggaaaataaacacCTCTCCAGTGCACACATAGCCATTTCGCACGCCCTTGCCAACCATGTACGAGAAAAGCTGGGTGATCACAACTGTGACAAGACGTCTTGAATAAAATTCGGTGGTGTTTTCTTCCTTATCAATCACATCTCGCGCTGGTTGAATCTCCCCAGACAGTCCAGTCATGATCTCATCACATGTGAGCTTGTGTGGTGCTTTGTATTCAATGGCAATTGCTGGAACATCTCCATCATCTCCGCGTCTATACACACAGAATCTGTCTGCCTGGCCAATCAGTGGTGTATTCTCTTCGTCTTGCCTGCAGGGCCTGCTTTTACCGGCGGATGGGTTGGGCTCGATGGACAGCTTCTCCATTTGATCCTCTAGCGATGGGCCCTGCTTAGAGACTCCGAGATTGATGTGGCTTTCAAATGTCACTGATCCCGCCAGCCGGAGCTCTCGTCTCAATGAATCATTCTTGTAAACCTCATCCACAACCAACTGCACGTGGTTTTCCACTGTATCACGCTCGTAATATCGAAGGTCCATCTCCGCAGTAATAGGTTTTGTTGTTTTGAGAACATAATCCAACTGATGAGAAGAAGGGAATTGTCTCATGGACATGAATGAAGGGTGCTGATGAAACACATTCCAAATGGAAGACTGCTGTTCCAGGAATCCCTCCCAAGGGATGATTCGCGAAGGATAATAGCGTCGCGTGGCTTTTGCTGTTCCCCCTTGTGTAGTTTCTGTGGGATCAGTTACAATGTTAATAGCCAGTGAGAGATCATGACAGTTCCAAATATATGCACGTAAATCTGTCAAGGTCAAGGACGCTTCGGCGGCTTCTCGTCGTCGTTGCTCTTCCTCTCGTCGTCGCTGCTCTTCCTCTCGTCGTCGCTGCTCTTCCTCTCGTCGTCGCTGCTCTTCCTCTCGTCGTcgctcctcttcctctcgtCGCCGTTGCTCCTCGGATGCTCGAGCTTCAGCTCGTTGTCGGCGctgtctttcttcttcaagctGTTTTCTCAGCTGCGCCAGATCAT
This window harbors:
- a CDS encoding uncharacterized protein (EggNog:ENOG410Q5FD) — translated: MDDLAQLRKQLEEERQRRQRAEARASEEQRRREEEERRREEEQRRREEEQRRREEEQRRREEEQRRREAAEASLTLTDLRAYIWNCHDLSLAINIVTDPTETTQGGTAKATRRYYPSRIIPWEGFLEQQSSIWNVFHQHPSFMSMRQFPSSHQLDYVLKTTKPITAEMDLRYYERDTVENHVQLVVDEVYKNDSLRRELRLAGSVTFESHINLGVSKQGPSLEDQMEKLSIEPNPSAGKSRPCRQDEENTPLIGQADRFCVYRRGDDGDVPAIAIEYKAPHKLTCDEIMTGLSGEIQPARDVIDKEENTTEFYSRRLVTVVITQLFSYMVGKGVRNGYVCTGEVFIFLHIPEDPSIVQYALCVPNQDVREGYEEDFECTAVARVIAFTLLALAAPSPSQEWHDAVTKLGVWPVEYAEVLEQTPSPKRLKKRNVLSPIYRGRKGKLPPFHMKLRSCRPTENQPTDRSPSPPPPDSPSPALRARGRGSQDQPTQTSIRGQDQHRGRSGRGGRGGARTKTGTVMGIRDRPYCSQKCLLGLRDGGRLDRSCPNFQDHCGKPIPSRNFSSLIQKQLAIDRGDDADCCPLYKSGSYGALFKVRLSSHGFTLVAKGARYENHAALLHEQQVYYKLQTIQGRHVPVCLGAIALHPKYPYYYDGGRYTHMLLLSWAGGSLTKNLKVDSSISSMIQHSLQVIHSHGVLHGDAEPRNILWNNVCRHPMIVDFGRASIKEPLTSISPNTRGKKKPGNSKTENSFMLELQTMKCSLDALASSTI